A genomic segment from Leishmania infantum JPCM5 genome chromosome 10 encodes:
- a CDS encoding putative isocitrate dehydrogenase [NADP], mitochondrial precursor, with protein sequence MFRRVSAASASSLVAARSFSSTNVYLDKRIKVKNEVVDMDGDEMTRIIWSFIKEKLILPYVDVPINYFDLSVTNRDATNDKVTVEAAEAIKKCNVGIKCATITPDEARVKEFNLKKMWKSPNGTIRNILGGTVFREPIIVSNIPRIVPQWHNPIVVGRHAFGDQYKATDAVLKPGKLQLVHTPADGSAPTTLDVYDFKGEGVGLAMYNTKESIEGFAKSCFQYALMRKYPLVLTTKNTILKKYDGMFLQTFQRMYDEQYKADFEKAGITYNHRLIDDQVAQMIKGEGGFVWACKNYDGDVQSDIVAQGFGSLGLMTSVLMCPDGKTIEAEAAHGTVTRHYRQHQQGKETSTNSVASIYAWTRGLAHRGKLDGNSDLVKFSETLERVVVKAIEDGHMTKDLALCVYGSSGVKREHYETTEQFLDSVDAALKKAMSA encoded by the coding sequence ATGTTCCGCCGTGTTTCGGCTGCTTCGGCGAGCTCGCTCGTCGCCgcacgctccttctccagcaccaACGTCTACCTGGACAAGCGCATCAAGGTAAAGAATGAGGTGGTAGACATGGACGGCGACGAGATGACGCGCATTATCTGGTCGTTCATCAAGGAAAAGCTGATCCTGCCCTACGTGGATGTCCCGATCAACTACTTTGACCTCAGCGTGACTAACCGTGACGCGACGAACGACAAGGTCACGGTTGAAGCCGCCGAAGCGATCAAGAAGTGCAACGTTGGCATCAAGtgcgccaccatcacccccGATGAGGCCCGCGTGAAGGAGTTCAACCTGAAGAAGATGTGGAAGAGCCCAAACGGTACCATCCGGAACATCCTTGGCGGCACGGTGTTCCGTGAGCCGATCATCGTCTCCAACATCCCACGTATCGTCCCTCAGTGGCACAATCCCATCGTGGTCGGCCGCCACGCCTTCGGCGACCAGTACAAGGCGACGGATGCTGTTTTGAAGCCCGGCAAGCTGCAGCTCGTGCACACAcccgccgacggcagcgcgccgacaACGCTGGATGTATACGACTTCAAGGGCGAGGGTGTCGGGCTGGCCATGTACAACACGAAGGAGAGCATTGAGGGCTTTGCGAAGAGCTGCTTCCAGTACGCGTTGATGCGCAAGTACCCACTGGTTTTGACGACGAAGAACACCATCCTGAAGAAGTACGATGGCATGTTCCTGCAGACCTTCCAGCGCATGTATGACGAGCAGTACAAGGCCGACTTCGAGAAGGCCGGCATCACGTACAACCACCGCCTCATCGATGACCAGGTGGCGCAGATGATcaagggcgagggcggctTCGTGTGGGCGTGCAAGAACTACGATGGCGACGTGCAGAGCGACATCGTGGCGCAAGGCTTCGGCTCGCTGGGCCTCATGACATCTGTGCTGATGTGCCCGGATGGCAAGACAAtcgaggccgaggccgcccACGGCACGGTGACGCGTCACTACCGCCAGCATCAGCAGGGCAAGGAGACGAGCACGAACTCCGTCGCCTCCATCTACGCCTGGACGCGCGGTCTCGCCCATCGTGGCAAGCTTGACGGCAACAGCGACCTCGTCAAGTTCTCGGAGACGCTGGAGAGGGTGGTCGTCAAGGCGATTGAGGATGGCCACATGACGAAGGACCTGGCCCTCTGCGTCTACGGCTCCAGCGGCGTCAAGCGTGAACATTACGAGACGACGGAGCAGTTCCTCGACAGCGTCGATGCAGCCCTGAAGAAGGCGATGAGCGCGTAA